A part of Maridesulfovibrio hydrothermalis AM13 = DSM 14728 genomic DNA contains:
- a CDS encoding FUSC family protein: protein MFADALKTLKKEFCWKSISFRHAVKAAIAITVAIVAARFLELRHAVWLPISVIVIMRPSVGGTLRIGWKRLWGTVLGASLGVGILFLEPATAVLVSLIALSFFLVIVLRVFSYTAFSCFLTVAVVLLLGVLFTDGWQFGVERILDTFLGVIIGVVASFGVWPNLARKNLRKKIGTLVELQKSHFMMLSESYLKGGITEAELVESRIKASVQLDQCREFFREAAAEPGLQGWQRSELTRLLRTFTRMHSLLISMSTIIRRGYGGPLPSIADGMKKILSATTEYYAWLECYALTPDECSDQPDFDKAIDDFMIAVGDARIKGDFEDVPIERRNNISAFIWNIRALGGEITRAGKRLHELRYGRG, encoded by the coding sequence GTGTTCGCTGACGCTTTGAAGACTTTGAAAAAAGAATTTTGCTGGAAATCAATTTCATTTCGCCATGCTGTAAAAGCGGCAATAGCGATTACTGTGGCTATCGTAGCAGCAAGGTTTTTAGAACTGCGTCATGCGGTATGGCTTCCTATCAGCGTTATTGTCATCATGCGGCCTTCGGTCGGCGGCACTTTGCGTATCGGCTGGAAGAGGCTTTGGGGAACCGTGCTGGGGGCATCATTAGGTGTAGGGATTTTGTTTCTTGAGCCGGCGACAGCGGTGCTTGTCTCGCTTATTGCTTTGTCTTTTTTTCTTGTTATTGTGCTTCGTGTTTTCAGCTATACTGCTTTTTCCTGTTTCTTGACTGTAGCTGTAGTTTTACTGCTGGGCGTACTGTTTACTGACGGCTGGCAGTTCGGGGTAGAGCGCATACTTGATACATTTCTTGGTGTCATTATCGGGGTTGTGGCCTCGTTCGGAGTGTGGCCTAATTTGGCACGCAAGAATTTGCGTAAGAAGATTGGAACCCTTGTGGAGTTGCAGAAATCTCATTTTATGATGCTGTCCGAATCATATCTGAAGGGTGGAATAACTGAGGCTGAGCTTGTGGAAAGTCGTATTAAGGCTTCTGTTCAGCTGGATCAGTGCAGAGAGTTTTTTCGGGAGGCGGCGGCAGAACCGGGATTGCAGGGCTGGCAGAGAAGCGAGCTGACCCGCCTGCTTAGAACTTTTACGCGAATGCACAGTCTGCTTATTTCCATGTCTACCATCATCCGCAGGGGCTATGGCGGACCGCTTCCATCTATTGCTGACGGTATGAAAAAGATTTTGAGTGCCACAACGGAATACTATGCATGGCTTGAGTGTTACGCTTTGACTCCGGATGAGTGTTCAGATCAGCCTGACTTTGATAAGGCGATTGACGATTTTATGATCGCAGTAGGTGATGCCCGTATCAAGGGGGATTTTGAAGATGTCCCTATCGAGCGGCGCAATAACATTTCTGCTTTTATCTGGAATATCCGCGCCCTTGGCGGGGAGATAACCCGCGCCGGGAAACGGTTGCATGAGCTGCGTTACGGGCGGGGGTAG
- a CDS encoding AI-2E family transporter: MLSDKTPYTFDRVVRIVFGALSIWITVLLLGVLSDVLVPFAIALTLAYLLNPLVNFTGRFIKNRTAAVLITLLALMLPAVKLFWMAVRMVGSELRLTGQLLAKLVNDSDVAKRAAEYIPEDIWQKILDLAKQDDVRSFLSESGLTNILQASAQKALPGIWNLVSGSAQTLAALAGIFVILLYLVFLLTDYDKLSSWRVHIPKNFRDRVSSFVDEFTNVTNRYFRTQALIAMIIGCLFSAGFLIIKLPLAILLGMLIGLLNMVPYLQIAGLVPAFLLAGVSALATGGNLWAAMGGVAAVFAIVQVIQDGVLVPRLQGESLGLSPWMILLSLSIWGKLLGFLGLVMALPLSCMVLALYRQHMMERGELVE, translated from the coding sequence ATGCTCAGTGATAAGACACCATATACTTTTGACCGTGTGGTGCGAATTGTATTCGGCGCACTCTCGATCTGGATTACTGTACTCCTGCTTGGGGTGCTCAGTGATGTGCTGGTTCCTTTTGCTATAGCATTGACCCTTGCCTACTTGCTCAATCCGCTGGTTAATTTCACCGGAAGGTTTATCAAAAACCGCACTGCTGCGGTGCTGATCACTTTACTTGCTTTGATGCTTCCGGCTGTGAAACTTTTCTGGATGGCGGTGCGTATGGTCGGATCTGAGCTTAGACTTACCGGACAATTGCTTGCAAAGTTGGTCAATGACTCTGATGTAGCAAAGCGTGCGGCTGAATATATTCCGGAAGACATCTGGCAGAAAATACTGGACCTTGCTAAGCAGGATGATGTGCGTTCTTTTCTAAGTGAATCTGGTCTTACTAATATACTGCAAGCCTCGGCGCAAAAAGCGTTGCCCGGCATATGGAATTTGGTGAGCGGGTCTGCTCAGACTCTGGCTGCGCTGGCTGGGATTTTCGTAATTCTGCTTTATCTGGTCTTTCTGCTTACCGATTATGATAAATTAAGCAGCTGGCGTGTTCATATCCCTAAGAATTTCCGAGACAGGGTAAGTTCTTTTGTGGATGAATTTACCAATGTTACCAATCGCTATTTCAGGACACAGGCTTTAATCGCCATGATTATAGGCTGTCTGTTTTCCGCAGGTTTTCTGATTATTAAATTACCGCTTGCGATTCTGTTGGGGATGCTGATCGGTCTGCTCAATATGGTTCCGTATCTGCAAATTGCCGGATTGGTTCCAGCTTTTCTGCTGGCCGGAGTGAGCGCACTGGCAACAGGCGGGAATCTCTGGGCTGCTATGGGTGGAGTTGCTGCGGTGTTTGCTATTGTACAGGTCATTCAGGATGGAGTGCTTGTACCACGGCTGCAGGGGGAAAGTCTCGGGCTGTCACCGTGGATGATACTGCTATCTCTTTCCATCTGGGGAAAGCTGCTCGGATTTCTCGGACTGGTAATGGCCCTCCCGTTAAGCTGTATGGTTCTTGCGCTTTACAGGCAGCATATGATGGAGCGCGGGGAGTTGGTGGAGTAG
- a CDS encoding GtrA family protein, translated as MQNIIDRHLILYILIGIWGAVVDFGSFYILNDTLSIHYITANTVSSCLGILNNFICNYKFNFKINNNFLKRCLIFFGIGLSGIVASNFIMLILIEYCSFNNIIAKGTALCIVVAAQYTVNRFFTFKKDM; from the coding sequence ATGCAAAATATCATCGATAGACATCTTATCTTATACATTTTGATAGGAATATGGGGAGCAGTGGTTGATTTCGGATCATTTTATATTCTAAACGACACTCTAAGCATACACTACATCACTGCCAACACAGTAAGTTCATGCCTTGGAATACTAAATAATTTTATTTGCAACTATAAATTCAACTTCAAAATCAATAATAACTTTTTAAAACGCTGCCTGATATTCTTTGGTATAGGGTTAAGCGGCATAGTTGCATCAAACTTCATCATGCTGATACTTATTGAATACTGTTCTTTTAATAATATTATCGCAAAAGGTACAGCTCTGTGCATCGTCGTTGCTGCACAGTATACTGTTAATCGTTTTTTTACTTTCAAAAAAGATATGTGA
- a CDS encoding glucosyltransferase domain-containing protein gives MQDLKITTEDKSFILLFAGLTLLYVLPMIIANCPYNDDYCRIMTGNSWDDDGRLLPSQIMRFLMHATTIYTPAPLPLLLSIPVFTFGGLLIKKLFIDVDNPYISTILAFGFIFNPFLLRLFIYQLDSLGLSLSLVLLIVPFALKMPQNTKKIFRYHAACALCIFLSINSYQASLGFFMALAVIEFVHSIYKNEYEGIFKTIANRILQLVLAFIAYKLFLKLFFIANIARRAAKSQTLDLSENGLHLFLENCRAMSALIFSSLSQQQIIFFSLLLIISIVFVAYTYKKNVLTADIAPVFKIISSLAVLAPLIIFSFSFIHMAVIKESFKSSLQVLTSFSGITAFLFLVPGWAIKNKKILCWLLAPVMLSGLGFSYLAGNLVKVEHDYHQPIISSIVSKINDATSDKETTLYYSGNLQNSHYFHRLVETFPIFRPLDTNAPWAFKYQLPYYGCGVRNYRDIEHNPLKTAINTSDLPLIADTFHYTLYKYNSDLLLIFKKP, from the coding sequence ATGCAAGACCTTAAGATCACAACTGAAGATAAAAGCTTCATTCTGCTATTTGCCGGACTGACACTGCTTTATGTTTTGCCGATGATTATCGCAAACTGTCCATACAATGATGACTACTGCAGAATTATGACAGGAAACTCATGGGACGATGACGGGCGTCTGCTTCCTTCACAAATCATGCGCTTTCTGATGCATGCTACAACCATATACACTCCCGCCCCGCTGCCTTTATTATTATCTATTCCTGTTTTTACCTTTGGCGGATTGCTGATAAAAAAATTATTCATTGATGTGGATAATCCATATATATCAACAATTCTTGCTTTCGGATTTATTTTTAACCCCTTTTTATTGCGTCTTTTTATATATCAACTGGATAGTTTAGGGCTGTCCTTAAGCCTTGTCTTGCTTATCGTGCCTTTTGCACTGAAGATGCCGCAGAATACAAAAAAAATATTCAGATATCACGCGGCATGTGCCTTATGCATTTTCTTAAGCATAAACTCTTATCAAGCCTCGTTAGGATTCTTTATGGCTTTAGCCGTGATAGAATTTGTACACAGCATTTATAAAAATGAATATGAAGGGATTTTTAAAACCATAGCAAACCGCATTTTACAACTTGTATTAGCTTTTATTGCATATAAATTATTCTTGAAACTTTTCTTTATTGCCAACATTGCCCGTCGAGCAGCCAAATCACAAACACTTGATTTATCGGAAAACGGACTTCATCTGTTCTTAGAAAACTGCCGGGCTATGTCTGCATTAATATTTTCATCGCTAAGTCAGCAACAGATCATTTTTTTCTCATTGCTACTTATCATAAGCATTGTCTTTGTTGCTTATACATATAAAAAGAACGTTCTTACAGCCGACATAGCACCGGTTTTTAAAATTATTTCATCCCTCGCAGTTCTTGCACCATTAATTATATTTTCTTTTTCATTTATACACATGGCTGTAATAAAGGAATCCTTCAAATCAAGTTTACAGGTCTTAACTTCATTCAGCGGCATCACAGCCTTTCTTTTCCTTGTGCCGGGATGGGCGATTAAAAACAAAAAGATATTATGCTGGCTGTTGGCACCTGTAATGCTTTCCGGATTAGGGTTCAGCTATTTAGCCGGAAATCTTGTAAAAGTTGAACATGATTACCATCAGCCTATTATCTCTTCCATTGTCTCAAAAATTAATGACGCCACCTCTGACAAGGAAACCACACTCTATTACTCAGGGAACCTGCAAAACTCACATTATTTCCATCGTCTGGTCGAAACATTTCCTATTTTCAGGCCTCTGGACACCAATGCTCCGTGGGCGTTTAAGTATCAACTCCCTTACTATGGCTGCGGAGTAAGAAACTATCGTGACATCGAACATAATCCACTTAAGACGGCAATCAACACCAGCGATCTGCCGCTCATTGCCGATACTTTCCACTACACATTGTATAAATATAATTCAGACTTATTGCTGATATTTAAAAAACCGTAA
- a CDS encoding glycosyltransferase family 2 protein, with product MSKNILLSIIIPVYNEEDVLCMFMKRVSEVIKKIHNIKAEYIFINDGSTDDTLINLIALKKTYPQIKIIDLSRNFGKEAAMTAGLQYANGSIIIPIDADLQDPPELIPEMISKWQEGFDVVLAHRSNRDSDSFLKRFTARCFYWLNNKISTPHIPDNVGDYRLISRPVVDALNTLPESKRFMKGLFAWVGFKTTQVDYVRDERAAGESKFNGWKLWNFALEGLTSFGTVPLRIWTYVGALVAGISFILTLKILIQVIFLGIDVPGYASIMVAVTFLGGLQLIGIGTLGEYLGRAYMETKNRPIFIVRKIL from the coding sequence ATGTCTAAAAATATATTACTATCCATTATCATACCTGTATATAATGAAGAAGATGTTCTGTGCATGTTTATGAAACGTGTATCTGAAGTGATAAAAAAAATACATAACATTAAAGCTGAGTATATTTTTATAAATGACGGCAGTACAGATGATACTTTAATTAATCTCATTGCATTAAAAAAAACATACCCGCAAATTAAAATAATTGATTTAAGCCGTAACTTCGGCAAAGAAGCAGCTATGACTGCAGGACTGCAATATGCAAATGGTAGTATCATTATTCCAATAGACGCAGACCTGCAAGATCCACCTGAACTTATTCCTGAAATGATATCCAAATGGCAGGAAGGCTTTGATGTTGTTCTGGCACATCGCAGCAACAGAGACAGCGACTCCTTTTTAAAACGTTTCACTGCTAGGTGCTTTTACTGGTTGAATAATAAAATCTCAACACCGCATATACCTGACAATGTAGGAGACTACAGATTAATTTCCCGCCCTGTTGTGGATGCTTTGAACACCCTTCCGGAATCTAAGCGGTTCATGAAAGGCCTTTTTGCCTGGGTAGGTTTTAAAACCACACAAGTCGACTATGTACGCGATGAAAGAGCTGCCGGAGAATCCAAATTCAACGGTTGGAAATTATGGAACTTTGCCCTTGAAGGTTTAACCAGCTTCGGAACAGTGCCTTTGCGTATCTGGACTTATGTTGGTGCATTGGTGGCGGGCATATCTTTCATTTTAACTCTGAAAATATTAATCCAAGTCATTTTTCTAGGCATTGATGTCCCCGGCTATGCATCTATAATGGTTGCTGTCACATTTTTAGGCGGCCTGCAACTTATCGGCATAGGTACTTTAGGTGAATATCTGGGACGCGCCTACATGGAAACAAAAAACAGACCTATTTTTATTGTACGTAAAATTTTATAG
- a CDS encoding helix-turn-helix domain-containing protein: MVNANSFEDRLNRIMKACGASSDAQLAKILEIKSPSVAAAKRRQQIPSGWIEKIAKSYGVCSDWLFFGEGPMKRGEAGNHLQEQVQEAVADASLSASGELEELRQECRELRQDNRELVKENRELMKDKLELTKENGDLRVKLAEIKARAAPDQGMHNEAHRKAI, from the coding sequence ATGGTTAATGCGAACAGCTTTGAAGATAGACTTAACCGAATAATGAAGGCATGTGGGGCTAGCTCAGATGCGCAATTAGCTAAAATATTAGAAATCAAATCTCCTTCTGTTGCTGCCGCTAAACGCAGGCAACAAATTCCTTCAGGGTGGATAGAAAAAATAGCTAAAAGCTATGGGGTATGCTCTGATTGGCTTTTTTTTGGTGAAGGTCCCATGAAGCGGGGGGAAGCCGGAAATCATCTACAAGAGCAGGTACAAGAAGCAGTTGCTGACGCAAGTTTATCTGCTAGCGGAGAACTGGAAGAGCTGCGGCAGGAATGTCGTGAGCTTAGGCAAGATAATAGAGAGCTTGTAAAGGAGAACCGAGAGCTTATGAAAGATAAGCTTGAGCTTACTAAAGAAAATGGCGACCTGAGGGTAAAGCTGGCCGAGATTAAGGCAAGGGCTGCGCCAGATCAAGGTATGCACAATGAAGCACATCGAAAGGCGATCTAG
- a CDS encoding Mu transposase C-terminal domain-containing protein yields MTQVSITYTTQEAADLLKITSRAVQLRAKREGWDCQERAKRLGGKLWIVQSMPESTREQISATLYQQMQAEQPESLRAPRVPDLPAVLPVNLATWQREIMEARLILLEEVRRIALIEGIIKAEKLFAKMAKTGELSQYYQDLIAKANARKGKGRALSASTLRNWRRIKNKEGAEGLAPKVTQAPLNKQFPEWLMPFLREWRLPSKPSISQIYYDFKNTLNLPSLRTVERKVAALGELEKNRGRLLPREIKRFKAFVRRDFKKLLPTDVYTADGHTMDMYVLHPAHGKPFRPEVTSIVDVATRKCVGWSIGLAENSWGVADAIRMSVVDHGICAIFYVDNGSGFKNTMLDSPGVGMLARLGVSKEHSLPYASQARGLIERFQRELIRNARRMPGYCGMDMDKEAAQLVRKKALKEIKHTGTTRIFPTWEQFMKMMKMLVAEYNNRPHSSLPKVVDSSTGKKRNQSPNERWAVLKTKADIIIPDETEAADLFRPYEIRTVSRCEINLYRNRYFSKGLEDYHRQEVQVGYDIHDASKVWVRDLDGRFICEAGFEANSADYFPMPVVEQAREKRAQGRKKRLQVHMDEVDAELHGIGGALEAAPVAQKLKMTPAQEAIQVELTREFEQNNKSIGIDLKTEMPGGGKVINIKPVNDNPIPADPIERYRLAMQLEEKISQGINVNSRLAVWLGSYQSHAEYMTHKQMCDEFGVAAILG; encoded by the coding sequence ATGACTCAGGTAAGTATCACATATACGACGCAAGAAGCGGCTGATTTGCTCAAAATCACAAGCCGGGCCGTTCAGCTTCGCGCTAAGCGCGAAGGTTGGGATTGTCAAGAAAGAGCCAAAAGACTTGGCGGCAAGCTCTGGATTGTGCAGTCCATGCCTGAGTCCACCCGTGAACAAATTTCCGCCACCCTTTACCAGCAGATGCAGGCAGAACAGCCAGAGAGCCTTCGAGCACCCAGAGTGCCTGATCTTCCCGCTGTTCTGCCTGTCAATCTCGCTACATGGCAGCGCGAAATCATGGAAGCACGTTTGATATTACTTGAAGAGGTCCGCCGGATTGCACTCATTGAGGGCATCATTAAAGCTGAAAAGCTGTTTGCCAAAATGGCTAAGACCGGGGAACTTTCCCAGTATTATCAAGACCTGATTGCTAAAGCCAACGCTCGCAAGGGCAAGGGACGGGCATTGTCTGCATCTACTCTGCGGAATTGGAGACGCATCAAGAACAAGGAAGGCGCGGAAGGACTTGCACCCAAGGTGACACAGGCTCCGCTTAACAAGCAGTTCCCGGAATGGTTAATGCCATTTCTTCGTGAATGGCGTTTGCCTTCAAAACCGAGCATTTCGCAGATTTATTATGACTTTAAAAACACTTTGAATCTGCCATCCTTGCGCACTGTAGAGCGCAAAGTCGCTGCTCTGGGTGAACTAGAGAAAAACCGTGGAAGGCTTTTGCCGCGCGAAATTAAACGTTTTAAAGCCTTTGTCCGCCGTGATTTTAAAAAGCTTTTACCAACTGACGTTTATACCGCTGACGGCCACACTATGGATATGTATGTGTTGCATCCGGCACACGGCAAGCCGTTCAGGCCGGAGGTTACTTCTATTGTTGATGTGGCAACCCGAAAGTGCGTGGGCTGGTCTATAGGACTGGCTGAAAACTCATGGGGAGTTGCTGATGCCATACGTATGTCGGTGGTTGACCACGGCATATGCGCAATTTTCTACGTTGATAACGGTTCAGGATTTAAGAATACCATGCTCGATTCACCGGGTGTGGGAATGCTGGCCCGGCTTGGCGTAAGCAAAGAGCACAGCTTGCCGTATGCATCACAGGCGCGTGGTTTGATTGAACGGTTCCAGCGAGAACTAATTCGTAACGCCCGGCGCATGCCCGGCTACTGCGGCATGGATATGGACAAAGAAGCCGCGCAGCTTGTCCGTAAAAAGGCACTCAAAGAGATCAAGCATACAGGAACTACACGAATATTCCCCACTTGGGAGCAATTCATGAAAATGATGAAAATGCTTGTAGCTGAATACAATAACCGCCCTCATTCATCGTTACCTAAAGTTGTTGACTCAAGCACTGGCAAAAAACGTAATCAGTCTCCCAATGAACGCTGGGCCGTTTTGAAAACCAAGGCTGACATCATCATTCCCGATGAAACCGAAGCTGCGGATTTGTTCAGACCCTACGAAATCCGCACCGTTAGTCGCTGTGAGATCAATCTTTACCGCAACCGCTATTTTTCCAAAGGACTTGAGGACTACCACAGGCAAGAGGTCCAAGTAGGCTACGACATTCACGATGCCAGCAAGGTCTGGGTGCGTGATCTGGATGGCCGCTTCATCTGTGAGGCCGGATTTGAAGCCAACAGCGCAGATTACTTTCCTATGCCAGTTGTTGAGCAAGCCCGTGAAAAACGTGCTCAGGGCCGCAAGAAGCGGTTACAGGTTCACATGGATGAAGTTGATGCGGAGCTGCACGGTATTGGTGGTGCTCTTGAGGCTGCTCCGGTTGCCCAGAAGCTCAAAATGACTCCGGCACAAGAGGCTATACAGGTCGAGCTTACCCGTGAATTTGAACAGAACAACAAAAGCATAGGCATAGACCTTAAAACAGAGATGCCCGGTGGCGGCAAAGTCATCAATATCAAGCCTGTTAATGACAATCCGATTCCCGCTGATCCCATTGAACGCTACCGCCTTGCCATGCAGTTAGAAGAAAAAATTTCCCAAGGCATTAACGTGAACAGCCGCCTTGCCGTATGGCTGGGCAGCTATCAGAGCCATGCTGAATATATGACGCACAAACAAATGTGTGATGAGTTCGGCGTGGCCGCAATATTAGGATAA
- a CDS encoding AAA family ATPase: MALDAHTAPLTNVTLFTELMNRLVSTPVHLTPLGVFYGFSGYGKTRSATFAANRHGALYIEVGASWTLKKFCQMALKELGVVPAKTVTDMVEQLIETLAIETRPLIIDEFDHIARMGEKNVNIIREILDKAQIPVVLIGEEYLPNSLKRWERFDNRVRSWVAAQPATVNDAKHLAKLYAPDLTIADPVMADMAKQANGIVRRICHGIETVREAASLQGLTEVNLKDIADITYWQTRPAARRA; the protein is encoded by the coding sequence ATGGCACTGGATGCACACACTGCACCTCTTACTAACGTAACCTTATTTACTGAACTGATGAATCGTTTGGTAAGTACCCCCGTCCACTTGACCCCGCTTGGTGTGTTTTACGGATTCAGCGGTTACGGGAAAACCCGAAGTGCGACTTTTGCCGCTAACAGGCATGGTGCGCTTTACATTGAAGTCGGTGCAAGCTGGACACTTAAGAAGTTCTGCCAAATGGCTCTTAAAGAACTGGGAGTTGTCCCGGCAAAAACTGTGACTGACATGGTTGAACAGCTCATTGAAACACTGGCGATTGAAACACGGCCTTTAATCATTGACGAATTCGACCACATTGCCCGCATGGGAGAGAAAAACGTCAACATCATCCGCGAGATTTTAGATAAAGCCCAGATTCCCGTTGTCCTGATCGGTGAAGAATACCTGCCCAACAGCCTTAAACGCTGGGAACGCTTTGACAACCGTGTCCGTTCTTGGGTTGCGGCGCAACCTGCCACGGTGAATGATGCCAAACACCTTGCCAAACTCTATGCCCCTGATCTGACCATAGCTGATCCGGTAATGGCAGACATGGCAAAACAGGCCAACGGCATTGTACGCCGCATCTGCCACGGAATCGAAACAGTACGTGAAGCAGCTTCACTGCAAGGATTAACGGAAGTGAACCTGAAGGATATTGCAGACATCACTTATTGGCAGACCCGCCCTGCGGCCCGGAGGGCATAA
- a CDS encoding gp16 family protein, giving the protein MSIRNTLIAKVKIGCKQLDLTDDREAYEAMLHNLTRKTSCSKMGIKELEKVIKHMESRGAVFINKGNKRKHKKSTDAHTRMLFGLWTELYEAGGVADPSREALRAWVKRMTKSEDHPDGVSDPEWLTTKQLNQCIEPLKQWIARIS; this is encoded by the coding sequence ATGAGTATCCGCAACACGTTGATAGCCAAAGTCAAGATCGGCTGTAAGCAGCTCGACCTGACTGATGACCGAGAAGCCTATGAAGCCATGCTGCATAATCTTACCCGCAAGACCTCATGTTCCAAGATGGGGATCAAGGAGCTTGAGAAGGTCATCAAACACATGGAAAGCCGAGGCGCAGTGTTCATCAACAAGGGTAATAAGCGCAAGCACAAGAAATCCACAGACGCACACACCCGAATGCTTTTCGGTCTTTGGACTGAGCTTTATGAGGCTGGCGGTGTTGCCGATCCCAGCCGGGAAGCTCTTCGGGCATGGGTTAAGCGCATGACTAAGAGTGAGGACCATCCTGATGGTGTCAGCGATCCCGAATGGCTGACAACTAAGCAGCTCAACCAGTGCATTGAACCGCTGAAACAGTGGATAGCAAGAATCTCATAG